A section of the Halichoerus grypus chromosome 11, mHalGry1.hap1.1, whole genome shotgun sequence genome encodes:
- the CHST1 gene encoding carbohydrate sulfotransferase 1 produces MQCSWKAVLLLALASIAIQYTAIRTFTAKSFHTCPGLAEAGLAERLCEEGPTFAYNLSRKTHILILATTRSGSSFVGQLFNQHLDVFYLFEPLYHVQNTLIPRFTQGKSPADRRVMLGASRDLLRSLYDCDLYFLENYIKPPPVNHTTDRIFRRGASRVLCSRPVCDPPGSPELVLEEGDCVRKCGLLNLTVAAEACRERSHVAIKTVRVPEVNDLRALVEDPRLNLKVIQLVRDPRGILASRSETFRDTYRLWRLWYGTGRKPYNLDVTQLTTVCEDFSNSVSTGLMRPPWLKGKYMLVRYEDLARNPMKKTEEIYGFLGIPLDSHVARWIQNNTRGDPTLGKHKYGTVRNSAATAEKWRFRLSYDIVAFAQNACQRVLAQLGYKMATSEEELKNPSISLVEERDFRPFS; encoded by the coding sequence ATGCAATGTTCCTGGAAGGCCGTCCTCCTCCTTGCCCTGGCCTCCATCGCCATACAGTACACCGCCATCCGCACCTTCACCGCCAAGTCCTTCCACACCTGCCCGGGGCTGGCGGAGGCGGGGCTGGCCGAGCGGCTTTGCGAGGAGGGCCCCACCTTCGCCTACAACCTCTCGCGCAAGACCCACATCCTCATCCTGGCCACCACGCGCAGCGGCTCCTCCTTCGTGGGCCAGCTCTTCAACCAGCACCTGGACGTCTTCTACCTGTTCGAGCCCCTCTACCACGTCCAGAACACGCTCATCCCCCGCTTTACCCAGGGCAAGAGCCCCGCGGACCGGCGGGTCATGCTGGGCGCCAGCCGCGACCTCCTGAGGAGCCTCTATGACTGTGACCTCTACTTCCTGGAGAACTACATCAAGCCGCCGCCCGTCAACCACACCACCGACAGGATCTTCCGCCGCGGGGCCAGCAGGGTGCTGTGCTCCCGCCCCGTGTGCGACCCCCCGGGCTCCCCCGAACTGGTGCTGGAGGAGGGGGACTGCGTGCGCAAGTGCGGCCTGTTGAACTTGACGGTGGCCGCTGAGGCCTGTCGCGAGCGCAGCCACGTGGCCATCAAGACGGTGCGGGTGCCCGAGGTTAACGACCTGCGGGCCCTGGTTGAAGACCCCCGGTTAAACCTCAAGGTCATCCAGCTGGTCCGAGACCCGCGCGGCATCCTGGCCTCCCGCAGCGAGACGTTCCGCGACACCTACCGCCTGTGGCGCCTCTGGTACGGCACCGGGAGGAAGCCCTACAACCTGGATGTGACGCAGCTGACCACGGTGTGCGAGGACTTCTCCAACTCCGTGTCCACCGGCCTCATGCGGCCCCCGTGGCTCAAGGGCAAGTACATGTTGGTGCGCTACGAGGACCTGGCCAGGAACCCCATGAAGAAGACCGAGGAGATCTACGGTTTCCTGGGGATCCCCCTGGACAGCCATGTGGCCCGCTGGATCCAGAACAACACGCGGGGCGACCCCACCTTGGGCAAGCACAAATACGGCACCGTGCGAAACTCGGCGGCCACGGCCGAGAAGTGGCGCTTCCGCCTCTCCTACGACATTGTGGCCTTCGCCCAGAACGCTTGCCAGCGGGTGCTGGCGCAGCTGGGCTACAAGATGGCCACGTCGGAGGAGGAGCTCAAGAACCCCTCCATCAGTCTGGTGGAGGAGCGGGACTTCCGCCCTTTCTCGTGA